One segment of Gordonia terrae DNA contains the following:
- a CDS encoding MFS transporter — protein MSGPTLNSSPNNSAPAVDRPNWPVLILAFIAVVLDGYDTIALGLSVPALKEDWGVPASHFTPALSLTSLGVALGYIAVGRLTARFGCRKVILAAVVVFTIGSLLTAWAGNIVELSALRLITGFGLGAVMPAAVAQATALNPARHRQSIAVFVTMGISMGALIAGLLGTRLVSAYGWPSVFVAGAIASAALFPFLWMWLPDERTLTGVTPGSEARHHAAVARLFDPEVRGRTLLLWGFAFMVFSVFYIFSSWLPTLLTSYGFSTGLAPLGSAALGVGSIVGAGVLILGATRYRMSSILAGTTVAAIVFLILSAFLGADKALLLLVFGGVGLGLQAGMIGQAAVAVSIYPQATAATGVGWASSMGRLGSVVGPIVGGALIGLGLSTSAIVLIACAPVAVALALVLLLRRTESKVPEDAAATGRLDGPEAGDRTTVGGPAMTSQTMNGHAIGGQA, from the coding sequence GTGAGCGGACCAACTCTCAACTCCAGCCCGAACAACTCAGCACCGGCCGTCGACAGACCCAACTGGCCGGTCCTGATCCTCGCCTTCATCGCCGTCGTGCTCGACGGCTACGACACCATCGCCCTCGGCCTTTCAGTGCCGGCGCTCAAGGAGGACTGGGGTGTCCCCGCCTCCCACTTCACCCCCGCCCTGTCGCTGACCAGCCTCGGTGTCGCTCTGGGTTACATCGCGGTCGGCCGACTCACCGCACGGTTCGGCTGCCGCAAGGTCATCCTCGCCGCGGTCGTCGTGTTCACGATCGGCAGTCTGCTGACGGCATGGGCCGGCAACATCGTCGAGCTGAGCGCGCTGCGCCTGATCACCGGCTTCGGTCTCGGCGCGGTCATGCCGGCGGCCGTGGCGCAGGCAACTGCACTCAACCCCGCCCGGCACCGGCAGTCGATCGCGGTGTTCGTCACGATGGGCATCTCGATGGGTGCGCTCATCGCCGGACTGCTGGGTACTCGGCTGGTGTCGGCATACGGCTGGCCGTCGGTGTTCGTCGCGGGCGCCATCGCCTCTGCGGCCCTGTTCCCCTTCCTCTGGATGTGGCTGCCCGACGAGCGCACGCTGACCGGTGTGACCCCGGGCTCGGAGGCCCGCCACCACGCGGCCGTGGCCCGGTTGTTCGACCCCGAGGTGCGCGGTCGGACCCTGCTGCTCTGGGGCTTCGCCTTCATGGTGTTCTCGGTCTTCTACATCTTCTCGTCCTGGCTGCCCACCCTCCTGACGAGTTACGGCTTCAGCACGGGTCTGGCACCACTCGGGTCGGCGGCACTGGGTGTCGGCAGCATCGTCGGTGCGGGTGTGCTGATCCTCGGCGCGACCCGATACCGGATGAGCTCGATCCTCGCCGGCACCACGGTGGCGGCCATCGTGTTCCTAATCCTGTCCGCGTTCCTCGGCGCCGACAAGGCGTTGCTGCTCTTGGTGTTCGGCGGCGTCGGGCTCGGACTGCAGGCCGGCATGATCGGGCAGGCCGCCGTGGCGGTGTCGATCTACCCGCAGGCCACCGCCGCGACGGGAGTCGGTTGGGCCTCCTCGATGGGTCGCCTCGGCTCGGTGGTCGGCCCGATCGTCGGCGGCGCCCTGATCGGACTCGGTCTGTCGACGAGCGCCATCGTGCTGATCGCGTGCGCCCCGGTCGCGGTGGCGCTTGCACTCGTCCTGCTGCTCCGCCGCACGGAATCGAAGGTGCCCGAAGATGCCGCCGCGACGGGACGGCTCGACGGTCCGGAAGCCGGGGACCGCACGACGGTCGGCGGACCGGCGATGACCAGCCAGACGATGAACGGCCACGCGATCGGCGGGCAGGCCTGA
- a CDS encoding RidA family protein — MTRVGHPDVAEPPRRDMFSNARVVGDQFFLSGMHAGGPDGPVGGDDSHAQAVETFRRVRALTEACGASVDDIVVLRIYVTDIADKAAVGRARSAVFSGDFPCSTLVEVSALVEPGLSVEVEAQGFLPKAAPAAD; from the coding sequence ATGACCCGGGTCGGACACCCCGACGTCGCGGAGCCGCCCCGTCGGGACATGTTCAGCAACGCCCGCGTCGTCGGCGACCAGTTCTTCCTCTCGGGGATGCACGCCGGCGGGCCGGACGGTCCGGTGGGTGGCGACGACTCCCACGCGCAGGCGGTCGAGACCTTCCGCCGCGTGCGCGCACTGACGGAGGCGTGCGGCGCTTCCGTCGACGACATCGTCGTGTTGCGCATCTACGTCACCGACATCGCCGACAAGGCAGCTGTCGGACGCGCCCGGAGCGCGGTTTTCTCCGGGGACTTCCCGTGTTCGACCCTCGTCGAGGTGTCGGCACTGGTCGAGCCGGGCCTCAGCGTCGAGGTCGAGGCACAGGGATTTCTCCCGAAGGCCGCGCCCGCGGCCGACTAG